From Apium graveolens cultivar Ventura chromosome 9, ASM990537v1, whole genome shotgun sequence, the proteins below share one genomic window:
- the LOC141685684 gene encoding uncharacterized protein LOC141685684: protein MNIKDDVQSSEVVAGTHSVNNGNAKVLFDFGATRSFISKSFVGNLNCEIEMLVEPLSIIVANQEQVFVKSICPRCKVEISGYSFLASLIPFRLGEFDVILGMNWLAELGAQIDYKKKKVILKSPQGKKVVFKG from the coding sequence ATGAATATCAAGGATGATGTTCAGAGTTCTGAAGTTGTGGCAGGTACGCATTCTGTCAACAATGGCAATGCTAAAGTGCTATTTGATTtcggagctactagatctttcatATCTAAATCTTTTGTTGGAAATTTAAATTGTGAAATTGAAATGTTAGTTGAACCTCTATCTATCATTGTGGctaatcaagaacaagtatttGTAAAAAGTATTTGCCCCCGGTGTAAAGTAGAGATTTCAGGCTATAGTTTCCTTGCTTCCCTTATACCTTTTCGACTAGGAGAATtcgacgttatattaggaatgaattGGCTAGCAGAGCTTGGTGCTCAGATAGATTataagaagaagaaagtgattcttAAGTCCCCTCAAGGAAAGAAGGTAGTGTTTAAAGGATGA